In a genomic window of Zingiber officinale cultivar Zhangliang chromosome 9B, Zo_v1.1, whole genome shotgun sequence:
- the LOC122022356 gene encoding protein CHUP1, chloroplastic-like isoform X3: MREEILSNAATKLGKFSEHNQNMVTNVRSSVNFVKTKSTSSWGSHFVKGFTTEKKTKQQTSILNKKQSAVNVEISSQKSHHVSYHSRVKRSLVGDFPCSANVAQVHPHVFDSNRTNSTASHDLFLELDHLRELLRESKERESTLQSELKQYKENPRVLELEKEVDAKRIEVEKLTSKINSLETENISLLEQLSSFSSISQSSDGSFKLEGYDNQTTDSSSPINTQSYKNLEIEVVELRRLTKELQFQKRNLAFRLSSAESQLAALAKSDVLAKVQAEALVLKHTNESLCKQVEGLQMSRLNEVEELAYLRWVNSCLRHELSNSDKASTQNYNLDCGFTCPSDDRVIAKGADLQNLPCSPSKRVAVEVCNANQVGLVKRLVKWSENYEEQQNVDCVNLLDKDWIETKEGRCTDRRHSISGPKGIVEGITINKRRQSDSFVFSNKLHDRTCIPGDFDATQKYNLCTVQSPRFSTNKPDTCKSASLDVEKRALRIPNPPPRPSSSVCTVVKVDGSIPLPPPPPPPPPPPPAFCKPSTRKTGIVQRVPQVAELYHSLMRRDSKKDSSGGGICDVLSVANVRSSMIGEIENRSSHLLAIKADVETQGEFVRSLIKEVNDAVYHDIEDVFAFVKWLDDELCFLVDERAVLKHFDWPEKKADTLREAAFGYQDLKKLEHEISNFKDDACLPCDIALKKMVRLSEKMERNIYDLLRSRDVLVRNCKEFHIPTDWIMDSGIINKIKFGSVKLAKMYIKRVATELQVMGVMNKDPALEYMLLQGVRFSFRIHQFAGGFDPETMDAFEELQNLAHVRKQV, translated from the exons ATGagagaagagattttatccaatgCTGCAACGAAGCTTGGCAAGTTCTCTGAGCACAATCAAAATATGGTCACCAATGTAAGGTCGAGTGTGAACTTTGTAAAAACAAAATCGACTTCCTCATGGGGATCGCATTTTGTTAAAGGCTTCACTACGGAGAAGAAAACAAAGCAGCAAACATCAATTCTCAACAAGAAACAATCTGCTGTTAACGTGGAAATTTCAAGTCAGAAGAGCCATCATGTATCGTACCATTCTCGGGTCAAACGATCACTTGTTGGTGACTTCCCTTGCTCGGCTAATGTTGCTCAGGTTCATCCGCATGTGTTTGATAGCAATCGGACAAACTCCACTGCTTCTCACGATCTATTTCTAGAGTTAGATCACTTGAGAGAACTCCTTCGAGAGTCTAAAGAAAGAGAATCCACATTGCAGTCTGAGCTGAAACAGTACAAAGAAAATCCTAGAGTTTTGGAGCTCGAGAAAGAAGTTGATGCAAAGAGAATAGAGGTTGAAAAGCTCACAAGCAAAATAAACTCTTTAGAAACAGAAAATATAAGCCTCTTAGAACAGTTGTCCTCTTTTTCCTCAATCTCACAAAGTTCTGATGGAAGCTTCAAGTTAGAAGGATATGACAACCAAACTACTGACTCAAGTTCACCGATAAATACACAATCATATAAGAATTTAGAAATTGAAGTTGTTGAATTACGAAGGCTGACTAAGGAGCTTCAGTTTCAAAAGAGAAATCTAGCGTTCAGGCTCTCCTCAGCTGAATCCCAGCTTGCTGCCCTTGCAAAG AGTGACGTACTGGCAAAGGTTCAAGCTGAGGCCCTGGTGCTGAAACACACAAATGAGAGTCTGTGCAAACAAGTTGAGGGTCTGCAGATGAGTAGGCTCAATGAGGTCGAGGAACTTGCTTACCTTCGTTGGGTCAACTCATGCTTACGCCATGAACTTAGCAACTCAGATAAAGCATCCACTCAGAACTATAATTTAGATTGTGGTTTCACCTGTCCCAGTGATGACAGAGTCATTGCAAAAGGTGCTGATCTTCAAAATTTGCCATGTTCCCCAAGCAAACGTGTAGCTGTTGAAGTGTGTAATGCTAACCAAGTTGGCCTTGTAAAGAGGCTTGTGAAATGGTCTGAAAATTATGAAGAGCAACAAAATGTAGATTGTGTCAATCTACTTGACAAAGATTGGATAGAGACAAAAGAAGGGAGATGCACTGATCGCAGACATTCAATAAGTGGACCAAAGGGAATAGTTGAAGGCATAACTATTAATAAGAGAAGGCAATCTGACAGCTTTGTTTTTTCTAATAAACTGCATGATCGGACATGCATTCCTGGAGATTTCGATGCAACACAAAAGTATAATCTTTGTACTGTTCAAAGTCCAAGATTCTCTACAAACAAACCTGATACTTGCAAGAGTGCATCCCTGGATGTCGAAAAGCGTGCTCTCAGAATACCAAATCCTCCTCCAAGACCTTCCTCATCTGTTTGTACTGTAGTGAAGGTTGATGGATCCATCCCATTGCCGCCGCCGCCACCACCTCCCCCTCCACCACCACCAGCGTTTTGCAAGCCCTCTACAAGAAAGACTGGGATAGTGCAGAGAGTCCCACAGGTGGCAGAGCTATATCATTCACTCATGAGAAGGGACTCCAAGAAGGATTCATCTGGTGGAGGAATTTGTGATGTGCTTAGTGTTGCAAACGTTCGCAGTAGCATGATTGGTGAAATAGAGAACCGGTCTTCCCATTTGCTAGCT ATAAAAGCTGATGTTGAAACTCAAGGTGAATTTGTGAGATCTCTAATCAAGGAAGTTAATGATGCTGTGTATCATGATATTGAAGATGTTTTTGCTTTTGTGAAGTGGCTTGATGATGAACTATGCTTTCTT GTTGATGAGCGGGCAGTTCTGAAGCATTTTGATTGGCCGGAGAAGAAAGCTGATACACTTCGAGAAGCAgcttttggatatcaggatctgAAAAAATTAGAGCATGAAATTTCAAACTTTAAAGATGATGCTTGTCTTCCTTGTGATATTGCGCTAAAAAAAATGGTCAGATTATCTGAAAA GATGGAGAGGAACATTTATGATCTTCTTCGTTCAAGAGATGTGTTGGTACGCAATTGCAAAGAATTTCATATCCCAACAGATTGGATTATGGATAGTGGTATTATTAACAAG ATAAAATTTGGATCGGTGAAATTAGCCAAGATGTATATAAAAAGAGTAGCTACTGAGCTTCAAGTGATGGGAGTCATGAACAAAGACCCTGCACTAGAGTATATGCTTCTTCAGGGTGTCAGATTTTCTTTCAGAATTCATCAG TTTGCCGGAGGGTTTGATCCAGAAACTATGGATGCTTTTGAGGAGCTACAAAATCTTGCACATGTTAGAAAACAAGTGTAG
- the LOC122023407 gene encoding tubulin beta chain-like yields the protein MREILHIQGGQCGNQIGAKFWEVICDEHGIDGTGKYTGDTDLQLERINVYYNEASGGRYVPRAVLMDLEPGTMDSVRSGPFGQVFRPDNFVFGQSGAGNNWAKGHYTEGAELIDSVLDVVRKEAENCDCLQGFQVCHSLGGGTGSGMGTLLISKIREEYPDRMMLTFSVFPSPKVSDTVVEPYNATLSVHQLVENADECMVLDNEALYDICFRTLKLANPTFGDLNHLISATMSGVTCCLRFPGQLNSDLRKLAVNLIPFPRLHFFMVGFAPLTSRGSQQYRALTVPELTQQMWDAKNMMCAADPRHGRYLTASAMFRGKMSTKEVDEQMLNVQNKNSSYFVEWIPNNVKSSVCDIPPKGLKMASTFIGNSTSIQEMFRRVSEQFTAMFRRKAFLHWYTGEGMDEMEFTEAESNMNDLVAEYQQYQDATAEEEYEEEEEEEEAAE from the exons ATGAGAGAGATCCTCCACATACAGGGCGGGCAGTGCGGGAACCAGATCGGGGCCAAGTTCTGGGAGGTGATCTGCGACGAGCACGGTATTGATGGCACCGGCAAGTACACCGGTGACACCGACCTCCAGCTCGAGAGGATCAATGTGTACTATAACGAGGCCAGCGGCGGGCGCTATGTTCCCCGTGCCGTGCTCATGGATCTCGAGCCTGGAACCATGGATTCTGTCAGATCCGGGCCATTTGGCCAGGTCTTCCGCCCCGACAACTTCGTGTTCGGACAGTCTGGGGCGGGGAACAATTGGGCCAAAGGTCACTACACTGAGGGCGCCGAGCTCATCGATTCTGTCCTCGACGTTGTGAGAAAGGAAGCGGAGAACTGCGACTGCCTGCAAG GCTTCCAAGTTTGCCACTCCTTGGGAGGAGGAACTGGGTCTGGCATGGGCACTCTTCTGATCTCTAAGATCAGGGAGGAATATCCTGATAGAATGATGTTAACCTTCTCTGTTTTCCCATCACCGAAGGTGTCTGATACAGTTGTAGAACCATACAATGCCACTCTTTCAGTTCATCAACTTGTTGAGAATGCTGATGAGTGCATGGTCCTTGACAATGAAGCACTGTATGATATCTGTTTTCGCACTTTAAAGCTTGCAAATCCTACAT TTGGTGACTTGAATCACCTTATCTCTGCTACAATGAGTGGTGTCACGTGCTGCCTTCGTTTCCCTGGGCAGCTCAATTCTGACCTCAGGAAACTCGCAGTAAACCTCATCCCTTTCCCACGCCTCCATTTCTTCATGGTAGGGTTTGCACCCTTGACCTCAAGGGGATCACAGCAATATAGGGCTCTGACAGTTCCTGAATTGACCCAACAAATGTGGGACGCTAAGAACATGATGTGTGCTGCTGATCCGCGACATGGCCGCTACTTGACTGCCTCAGCAATGTTCCGTGGGAAGATGAGCACCAAGGAAGTTGATGAGCAAATGCTCAATGTTCAGAATAAGAACTCATCCTACTTTGTGGAGTGGATTCCAAACAATGTCAAATCTAGCGTCTGTGACATTCCACCTAAGGGGCTGAAGATGGCTTCTACTTTTATTGGCAACTCAACGTCCATCCAAGAGATGTTTAGGAGGGTTAGTGAGCAATTCACTGCAATGTTCAGGAGAAAGGCTTTCTTACACTGGTACACTGGTGAGGGTATGGATGAGATGGAATTTACCGAGGCTGAGAGCAACATGAATGATCTGGTGGCCGAGTACCAGCAGTATCAAGATGCAACAGCAGAAGAGGAgtatgaagaagaggaagaggaagaggaagctgCTGAATAA
- the LOC122022356 gene encoding protein CHUP1, chloroplastic-like isoform X1: protein MREEILSNAATKLGKFSEHNQNMVTNVRSSVNFVKTKSTSSWGSHFVKGFTTEKKTKQQTSILNKKQSAVNVEISSQKSHHVSYHSRVKRSLVGDFPCSANVAQVHPHVFDSNRTNSTASHDLFLELDHLRELLRESKERESTLQSELKQYKENPRVLELEKEVDAKRIEVEKLTSKINSLETENISLLEQLSSFSSISQSSDGSFKLEGYDNQTTDSSSPINTQSYKNLEIEVVELRRLTKELQFQKRNLAFRLSSAESQLAALAKVTEVSDVLAKVQAEALVLKHTNESLCKQVEGLQMSRLNEVEELAYLRWVNSCLRHELSNSDKASTQNYNLDCGFTCPSDDRVIAKGADLQNLPCSPSKRVAVEVCNANQVGLVKRLVKWSENYEEQQNVDCVNLLDKDWIETKEGRCTDRRHSISGPKGIVEGITINKRRQSDSFVFSNKLHDRTCIPGDFDATQKYNLCTVQSPRFSTNKPDTCKSASLDVEKRALRIPNPPPRPSSSVCTVVKVDGSIPLPPPPPPPPPPPPAFCKPSTRKTGIVQRVPQVAELYHSLMRRDSKKDSSGGGICDVLSVANVRSSMIGEIENRSSHLLAIKADVETQGEFVRSLIKEVNDAVYHDIEDVFAFVKWLDDELCFLVDERAVLKHFDWPEKKADTLREAAFGYQDLKKLEHEISNFKDDACLPCDIALKKMVRLSEKMERNIYDLLRSRDVLVRNCKEFHIPTDWIMDSGIINKIKFGSVKLAKMYIKRVATELQVMGVMNKDPALEYMLLQGVRFSFRIHQFAGGFDPETMDAFEELQNLAHVRKQV, encoded by the exons ATGagagaagagattttatccaatgCTGCAACGAAGCTTGGCAAGTTCTCTGAGCACAATCAAAATATGGTCACCAATGTAAGGTCGAGTGTGAACTTTGTAAAAACAAAATCGACTTCCTCATGGGGATCGCATTTTGTTAAAGGCTTCACTACGGAGAAGAAAACAAAGCAGCAAACATCAATTCTCAACAAGAAACAATCTGCTGTTAACGTGGAAATTTCAAGTCAGAAGAGCCATCATGTATCGTACCATTCTCGGGTCAAACGATCACTTGTTGGTGACTTCCCTTGCTCGGCTAATGTTGCTCAGGTTCATCCGCATGTGTTTGATAGCAATCGGACAAACTCCACTGCTTCTCACGATCTATTTCTAGAGTTAGATCACTTGAGAGAACTCCTTCGAGAGTCTAAAGAAAGAGAATCCACATTGCAGTCTGAGCTGAAACAGTACAAAGAAAATCCTAGAGTTTTGGAGCTCGAGAAAGAAGTTGATGCAAAGAGAATAGAGGTTGAAAAGCTCACAAGCAAAATAAACTCTTTAGAAACAGAAAATATAAGCCTCTTAGAACAGTTGTCCTCTTTTTCCTCAATCTCACAAAGTTCTGATGGAAGCTTCAAGTTAGAAGGATATGACAACCAAACTACTGACTCAAGTTCACCGATAAATACACAATCATATAAGAATTTAGAAATTGAAGTTGTTGAATTACGAAGGCTGACTAAGGAGCTTCAGTTTCAAAAGAGAAATCTAGCGTTCAGGCTCTCCTCAGCTGAATCCCAGCTTGCTGCCCTTGCAAAGGTTACTGAGGTA AGTGACGTACTGGCAAAGGTTCAAGCTGAGGCCCTGGTGCTGAAACACACAAATGAGAGTCTGTGCAAACAAGTTGAGGGTCTGCAGATGAGTAGGCTCAATGAGGTCGAGGAACTTGCTTACCTTCGTTGGGTCAACTCATGCTTACGCCATGAACTTAGCAACTCAGATAAAGCATCCACTCAGAACTATAATTTAGATTGTGGTTTCACCTGTCCCAGTGATGACAGAGTCATTGCAAAAGGTGCTGATCTTCAAAATTTGCCATGTTCCCCAAGCAAACGTGTAGCTGTTGAAGTGTGTAATGCTAACCAAGTTGGCCTTGTAAAGAGGCTTGTGAAATGGTCTGAAAATTATGAAGAGCAACAAAATGTAGATTGTGTCAATCTACTTGACAAAGATTGGATAGAGACAAAAGAAGGGAGATGCACTGATCGCAGACATTCAATAAGTGGACCAAAGGGAATAGTTGAAGGCATAACTATTAATAAGAGAAGGCAATCTGACAGCTTTGTTTTTTCTAATAAACTGCATGATCGGACATGCATTCCTGGAGATTTCGATGCAACACAAAAGTATAATCTTTGTACTGTTCAAAGTCCAAGATTCTCTACAAACAAACCTGATACTTGCAAGAGTGCATCCCTGGATGTCGAAAAGCGTGCTCTCAGAATACCAAATCCTCCTCCAAGACCTTCCTCATCTGTTTGTACTGTAGTGAAGGTTGATGGATCCATCCCATTGCCGCCGCCGCCACCACCTCCCCCTCCACCACCACCAGCGTTTTGCAAGCCCTCTACAAGAAAGACTGGGATAGTGCAGAGAGTCCCACAGGTGGCAGAGCTATATCATTCACTCATGAGAAGGGACTCCAAGAAGGATTCATCTGGTGGAGGAATTTGTGATGTGCTTAGTGTTGCAAACGTTCGCAGTAGCATGATTGGTGAAATAGAGAACCGGTCTTCCCATTTGCTAGCT ATAAAAGCTGATGTTGAAACTCAAGGTGAATTTGTGAGATCTCTAATCAAGGAAGTTAATGATGCTGTGTATCATGATATTGAAGATGTTTTTGCTTTTGTGAAGTGGCTTGATGATGAACTATGCTTTCTT GTTGATGAGCGGGCAGTTCTGAAGCATTTTGATTGGCCGGAGAAGAAAGCTGATACACTTCGAGAAGCAgcttttggatatcaggatctgAAAAAATTAGAGCATGAAATTTCAAACTTTAAAGATGATGCTTGTCTTCCTTGTGATATTGCGCTAAAAAAAATGGTCAGATTATCTGAAAA GATGGAGAGGAACATTTATGATCTTCTTCGTTCAAGAGATGTGTTGGTACGCAATTGCAAAGAATTTCATATCCCAACAGATTGGATTATGGATAGTGGTATTATTAACAAG ATAAAATTTGGATCGGTGAAATTAGCCAAGATGTATATAAAAAGAGTAGCTACTGAGCTTCAAGTGATGGGAGTCATGAACAAAGACCCTGCACTAGAGTATATGCTTCTTCAGGGTGTCAGATTTTCTTTCAGAATTCATCAG TTTGCCGGAGGGTTTGATCCAGAAACTATGGATGCTTTTGAGGAGCTACAAAATCTTGCACATGTTAGAAAACAAGTGTAG
- the LOC122022356 gene encoding protein CHUP1, chloroplastic-like isoform X2 yields MREEILSNAATKLGKFSEHNQNMVTNVRSSVNFVKTKSTSSWGSHFVKGFTTEKKTKQQTSILNKKQSAVNVEISSQKSHHVSYHSRVKRSLVGDFPCSANVAQVHPHVFDSNRTNSTASHDLFLELDHLRELLRESKERESTLQSELKQYKENPRVLELEKEVDAKRIEVEKLTSKINSLETENISLLEQLSSFSSISQSSDGSFKLEGYDNQTTDSSSPINTQSYKNLEIEVVELRRLTKELQFQKRNLAFRLSSAESQLAALAKVTESDVLAKVQAEALVLKHTNESLCKQVEGLQMSRLNEVEELAYLRWVNSCLRHELSNSDKASTQNYNLDCGFTCPSDDRVIAKGADLQNLPCSPSKRVAVEVCNANQVGLVKRLVKWSENYEEQQNVDCVNLLDKDWIETKEGRCTDRRHSISGPKGIVEGITINKRRQSDSFVFSNKLHDRTCIPGDFDATQKYNLCTVQSPRFSTNKPDTCKSASLDVEKRALRIPNPPPRPSSSVCTVVKVDGSIPLPPPPPPPPPPPPAFCKPSTRKTGIVQRVPQVAELYHSLMRRDSKKDSSGGGICDVLSVANVRSSMIGEIENRSSHLLAIKADVETQGEFVRSLIKEVNDAVYHDIEDVFAFVKWLDDELCFLVDERAVLKHFDWPEKKADTLREAAFGYQDLKKLEHEISNFKDDACLPCDIALKKMVRLSEKMERNIYDLLRSRDVLVRNCKEFHIPTDWIMDSGIINKIKFGSVKLAKMYIKRVATELQVMGVMNKDPALEYMLLQGVRFSFRIHQFAGGFDPETMDAFEELQNLAHVRKQV; encoded by the exons ATGagagaagagattttatccaatgCTGCAACGAAGCTTGGCAAGTTCTCTGAGCACAATCAAAATATGGTCACCAATGTAAGGTCGAGTGTGAACTTTGTAAAAACAAAATCGACTTCCTCATGGGGATCGCATTTTGTTAAAGGCTTCACTACGGAGAAGAAAACAAAGCAGCAAACATCAATTCTCAACAAGAAACAATCTGCTGTTAACGTGGAAATTTCAAGTCAGAAGAGCCATCATGTATCGTACCATTCTCGGGTCAAACGATCACTTGTTGGTGACTTCCCTTGCTCGGCTAATGTTGCTCAGGTTCATCCGCATGTGTTTGATAGCAATCGGACAAACTCCACTGCTTCTCACGATCTATTTCTAGAGTTAGATCACTTGAGAGAACTCCTTCGAGAGTCTAAAGAAAGAGAATCCACATTGCAGTCTGAGCTGAAACAGTACAAAGAAAATCCTAGAGTTTTGGAGCTCGAGAAAGAAGTTGATGCAAAGAGAATAGAGGTTGAAAAGCTCACAAGCAAAATAAACTCTTTAGAAACAGAAAATATAAGCCTCTTAGAACAGTTGTCCTCTTTTTCCTCAATCTCACAAAGTTCTGATGGAAGCTTCAAGTTAGAAGGATATGACAACCAAACTACTGACTCAAGTTCACCGATAAATACACAATCATATAAGAATTTAGAAATTGAAGTTGTTGAATTACGAAGGCTGACTAAGGAGCTTCAGTTTCAAAAGAGAAATCTAGCGTTCAGGCTCTCCTCAGCTGAATCCCAGCTTGCTGCCCTTGCAAAGGTTACTGAG AGTGACGTACTGGCAAAGGTTCAAGCTGAGGCCCTGGTGCTGAAACACACAAATGAGAGTCTGTGCAAACAAGTTGAGGGTCTGCAGATGAGTAGGCTCAATGAGGTCGAGGAACTTGCTTACCTTCGTTGGGTCAACTCATGCTTACGCCATGAACTTAGCAACTCAGATAAAGCATCCACTCAGAACTATAATTTAGATTGTGGTTTCACCTGTCCCAGTGATGACAGAGTCATTGCAAAAGGTGCTGATCTTCAAAATTTGCCATGTTCCCCAAGCAAACGTGTAGCTGTTGAAGTGTGTAATGCTAACCAAGTTGGCCTTGTAAAGAGGCTTGTGAAATGGTCTGAAAATTATGAAGAGCAACAAAATGTAGATTGTGTCAATCTACTTGACAAAGATTGGATAGAGACAAAAGAAGGGAGATGCACTGATCGCAGACATTCAATAAGTGGACCAAAGGGAATAGTTGAAGGCATAACTATTAATAAGAGAAGGCAATCTGACAGCTTTGTTTTTTCTAATAAACTGCATGATCGGACATGCATTCCTGGAGATTTCGATGCAACACAAAAGTATAATCTTTGTACTGTTCAAAGTCCAAGATTCTCTACAAACAAACCTGATACTTGCAAGAGTGCATCCCTGGATGTCGAAAAGCGTGCTCTCAGAATACCAAATCCTCCTCCAAGACCTTCCTCATCTGTTTGTACTGTAGTGAAGGTTGATGGATCCATCCCATTGCCGCCGCCGCCACCACCTCCCCCTCCACCACCACCAGCGTTTTGCAAGCCCTCTACAAGAAAGACTGGGATAGTGCAGAGAGTCCCACAGGTGGCAGAGCTATATCATTCACTCATGAGAAGGGACTCCAAGAAGGATTCATCTGGTGGAGGAATTTGTGATGTGCTTAGTGTTGCAAACGTTCGCAGTAGCATGATTGGTGAAATAGAGAACCGGTCTTCCCATTTGCTAGCT ATAAAAGCTGATGTTGAAACTCAAGGTGAATTTGTGAGATCTCTAATCAAGGAAGTTAATGATGCTGTGTATCATGATATTGAAGATGTTTTTGCTTTTGTGAAGTGGCTTGATGATGAACTATGCTTTCTT GTTGATGAGCGGGCAGTTCTGAAGCATTTTGATTGGCCGGAGAAGAAAGCTGATACACTTCGAGAAGCAgcttttggatatcaggatctgAAAAAATTAGAGCATGAAATTTCAAACTTTAAAGATGATGCTTGTCTTCCTTGTGATATTGCGCTAAAAAAAATGGTCAGATTATCTGAAAA GATGGAGAGGAACATTTATGATCTTCTTCGTTCAAGAGATGTGTTGGTACGCAATTGCAAAGAATTTCATATCCCAACAGATTGGATTATGGATAGTGGTATTATTAACAAG ATAAAATTTGGATCGGTGAAATTAGCCAAGATGTATATAAAAAGAGTAGCTACTGAGCTTCAAGTGATGGGAGTCATGAACAAAGACCCTGCACTAGAGTATATGCTTCTTCAGGGTGTCAGATTTTCTTTCAGAATTCATCAG TTTGCCGGAGGGTTTGATCCAGAAACTATGGATGCTTTTGAGGAGCTACAAAATCTTGCACATGTTAGAAAACAAGTGTAG